The Yersinia intermedia genome window below encodes:
- the ubiJ gene encoding ubiquinone biosynthesis protein UbiJ yields the protein MPLKSLIFKSFSLKPMLLSQLITAAIETSLNSVLFRDKSMKTARLRLVGKVLRIELREINFPLLLVFSERQVDVLSQWDGDTDCIVKTEVAVLAKLRDRQQLSPLMRSGELIVEGDIQVVQQLVALLDLAEWDPAEWLAPYIGDIAAETIGQAVHKSSHFLSGQLRQQQHYLAEAITEEWKMAPAPLEVVWFNEEVDATVRATEALNARLATMEKKQ from the coding sequence ATGCCGCTAAAATCACTGATATTTAAATCCTTCTCACTGAAACCGATGTTGCTGTCGCAACTCATTACTGCCGCGATAGAAACGTCATTAAACAGTGTGCTATTTCGCGATAAAAGCATGAAGACAGCACGTTTACGCTTGGTGGGGAAAGTCCTGCGTATCGAGTTACGTGAGATCAATTTTCCTTTGCTGCTGGTATTCAGTGAGCGGCAGGTTGACGTGTTAAGTCAATGGGATGGTGATACGGATTGCATAGTTAAAACCGAAGTTGCTGTGCTGGCAAAACTGCGGGATCGCCAGCAACTTTCACCTTTGATGCGTAGCGGTGAACTGATTGTCGAAGGCGATATACAGGTGGTTCAGCAACTTGTCGCGCTTTTGGATCTCGCTGAGTGGGATCCGGCAGAGTGGCTGGCACCTTATATCGGTGATATTGCAGCGGAAACTATCGGGCAGGCGGTGCATAAAAGTAGCCATTTTCTCAGTGGACAATTGCGGCAACAGCAGCACTATCTGGCTGAAGCCATAACCGAAGAATGGAAAATGGCTCCAGCACCGCTGGAAGTGGTGTGGTTTAACGAAGAGGTTGATGCCACTGTTCGTGCAACTGAGGCATTAAATGCCAGATTGGCAACCATGGAGAAAAAACAATGA
- the ubiB gene encoding ubiquinone biosynthesis regulatory protein kinase UbiB, with protein MTPGELRRLYLIIRVFLSYGLDELIPNIRLTLPLRLGRHLFFWLPNRNKDKPLGERLRLALQELGPVWIKFGQMMSTRRDLFPPAIADQLALLQDRVAPFDGALARKHIEIAMGGPLETWFDDFDQQALASASIAQVHTARLKENGQEVVLKVIRPDILPIIKADVRLMYRLAGWVPKLLPDGRRLRPREVVREYEKTLLDELNLLREAANAIQLRRNFEDSPMLYIPEVYSDYCRESVLVMERIYGIPVSDIAALEDQGTNMKLLAERGVQVFFTQVFRDSFFHADMHPGNIFVSYEHPHDPLYIGIDCGIVGSLNKADKRYLAENFIAFFNRDYRRVAELHVDSGWVPRDTNVEDFEFAIRTVCEPIFEKPLAEISFGHVLLNLFNTARRFNMEVQPQLVLLQKTLLYVEGLGRQLYPQLDLWTTAKPFLESWLRDQVGLPAVIRALKEKAPFWAEKFPELPELVYDSLQQHKFLQQSVDKLTTQMQGQQQRQGQSRYLFGVGATLLVSGTILFLADAVEISAGFMIAGVLAWFVGWRRTS; from the coding sequence ATGACGCCAGGAGAACTTCGGCGCCTGTATCTAATTATTCGGGTTTTCTTGAGCTATGGGTTAGATGAGTTAATCCCGAATATCCGCCTGACGCTGCCACTACGTCTTGGCCGTCATCTGTTTTTCTGGTTGCCGAATCGAAATAAAGATAAGCCATTGGGTGAGCGCTTACGCCTTGCCTTGCAGGAGTTAGGGCCCGTTTGGATCAAATTTGGTCAGATGATGTCCACTCGCCGTGATCTCTTCCCACCGGCAATTGCTGATCAACTCGCTCTGTTACAAGACCGGGTTGCTCCATTTGATGGTGCGCTTGCGCGCAAGCATATTGAAATAGCGATGGGTGGCCCACTAGAAACCTGGTTTGACGATTTTGATCAGCAAGCACTCGCCTCTGCCTCAATTGCTCAGGTACATACGGCGCGTTTAAAAGAGAATGGTCAGGAAGTGGTTCTTAAAGTGATTCGTCCTGATATCTTGCCGATTATCAAAGCAGACGTGCGCTTGATGTACCGGTTGGCGGGCTGGGTACCCAAATTATTGCCTGATGGCCGTAGATTGCGTCCACGCGAAGTGGTGCGTGAATACGAAAAAACGCTGTTGGATGAGCTGAACCTGCTGCGTGAGGCAGCTAATGCTATTCAATTACGTCGTAATTTTGAAGACAGCCCAATGCTCTATATTCCCGAAGTCTATTCTGATTATTGCCGGGAAAGTGTATTGGTGATGGAGCGTATTTACGGCATTCCGGTATCTGATATTGCGGCTTTAGAAGACCAAGGCACCAATATGAAGTTGCTGGCCGAACGTGGGGTCCAGGTCTTCTTCACCCAAGTTTTTCGTGACAGTTTCTTCCATGCAGATATGCATCCAGGGAATATTTTTGTCAGCTATGAGCATCCTCATGATCCACTTTATATCGGTATTGACTGCGGTATTGTTGGCTCACTGAATAAAGCGGATAAACGTTATTTGGCCGAAAACTTTATTGCTTTCTTTAATAGGGACTATCGGCGGGTTGCTGAATTGCACGTTGATTCAGGTTGGGTTCCCCGTGATACCAATGTTGAGGATTTTGAGTTCGCTATCCGTACTGTTTGTGAACCTATTTTTGAAAAACCACTGGCTGAAATATCATTCGGGCATGTGTTGTTGAATCTCTTTAACACTGCGCGCCGCTTTAACATGGAAGTGCAGCCACAGTTGGTTCTGTTACAAAAAACCTTATTGTATGTCGAAGGCTTAGGGCGTCAGTTATATCCTCAGCTTGATCTCTGGACAACAGCGAAACCGTTCCTGGAAAGCTGGCTGCGGGATCAAGTCGGTCTGCCTGCTGTGATCCGAGCATTGAAAGAAAAAGCGCCTTTTTGGGCAGAAAAATTCCCTGAGTTGCCTGAACTGGTTTACGACAGCTTGCAGCAACATAAATTTTTACAGCAAAGTGTTGATAAACTGACTACTCAGATGCAAGGTCAGCAACAACGTCAGGGGCAGTCACGGTATTTGTTCGGCGTTGGCGCTACACTGTTAGTCAGTGGTACCATTTTATTTTTGGCTGATGCGGTAGAAATCTCTGCGGG